From the Luteolibacter arcticus genome, one window contains:
- a CDS encoding phosphoribosylanthranilate isomerase: MSPDRFLSPAAASLKICGVTLAKDAERLAELGVEALGANFWPNSKRYLAPERAGFLKELEGRILRVGVFVNPDLKLPARLFREGLIDVVQLHGDETPDDVVRLKEAGIPVIKALGVRALGDLQRAHEFGADGILLDAHAPGVYGGTGETIDWTLARRFVEENQELPVILAGGITPDNAAAAIAAVRPAALDVASGAEESPGVKDFEKVEALLTAFGE, translated from the coding sequence GTGAGCCCCGACCGCTTCCTTTCTCCTGCCGCAGCCTCACTGAAGATCTGCGGGGTGACCCTCGCCAAGGACGCCGAGCGTCTGGCAGAACTCGGCGTGGAGGCCCTCGGTGCGAATTTCTGGCCGAACTCGAAGCGCTACCTCGCTCCGGAGCGAGCAGGCTTCCTGAAGGAACTCGAGGGTCGAATCCTCCGTGTCGGCGTGTTTGTGAATCCCGATCTCAAGCTGCCCGCCCGTCTTTTCCGCGAGGGATTGATCGACGTTGTCCAACTCCATGGCGATGAGACGCCCGATGACGTGGTCCGCCTGAAAGAGGCCGGCATTCCGGTGATCAAGGCCCTCGGCGTGCGTGCCTTGGGCGACTTGCAGCGTGCCCACGAATTCGGTGCCGATGGCATCCTGCTCGATGCCCACGCGCCCGGCGTCTACGGCGGCACCGGCGAGACAATCGACTGGACCTTGGCGCGACGCTTTGTGGAGGAGAATCAGGAGCTACCGGTCATCCTCGCCGGCGGGATCACCCCCGACAACGCCGCCGCAGCGATCGCCGCCGTCCGCCCCGCCGCTCTCGACGTCGCCTCCGGAGCCGAGGAAAGCCCCGGCGTGAAGGATTTCGAGAAGGTGGAAGCGCTGCTTACGGCCTTCGGCGAGTAA
- a CDS encoding thymidine phosphorylase, translating into MKLHVPTLIARKREGETLDPAEIRKLIEGYTSGEIPDYQMSAFAMAVFFRGMDAVETAALTRAMLESGDVFHHRDGHPKVVDKHSTGGIGDKVSLILAPLVACTGVWVPMVSGRGLGITGGTLDKLESIPGFKVGISIPEAQDLLEKLGVVMMGQTDRFCPADKKLYALRDVTGTVPSIPLITASIMSKKLAESLDTLVLDVKFGTGAFMRTEAEARVLADSMIAVGKEMGVEVHAVLNPMSEPLGRAVGNALEVIESLECLEGRGPADLRKLVLDLSEKIAPVSRKDLERLLDDGSARRKFDEIVASHGGNPADLPKLSQIHHAPVIRDFPASDTGTVMQVDAGLVGQAALQLGAGRARATDGVDHAVGFDHFVKCGEHIHQGHPLCRIHARTAVDFEIAEALLEKAIRIG; encoded by the coding sequence ATGAAACTCCACGTCCCCACCCTGATCGCCCGCAAGCGCGAGGGCGAAACGCTCGATCCGGCAGAGATCCGCAAGCTGATCGAGGGCTACACCAGTGGCGAAATCCCGGACTACCAGATGTCCGCCTTCGCGATGGCGGTCTTTTTCCGCGGGATGGACGCCGTCGAGACCGCCGCGCTGACCCGCGCGATGCTGGAAAGCGGCGACGTCTTCCACCACCGCGACGGCCACCCGAAGGTCGTCGACAAGCACTCCACCGGCGGCATCGGCGACAAGGTCTCACTCATCCTCGCCCCACTCGTGGCCTGCACCGGCGTATGGGTGCCGATGGTTTCCGGCCGTGGCCTCGGCATCACCGGCGGCACTCTCGACAAACTGGAGTCGATTCCCGGCTTCAAGGTCGGCATCTCGATCCCGGAGGCGCAGGATTTGTTAGAGAAGCTCGGCGTCGTGATGATGGGCCAGACCGACCGCTTCTGCCCGGCCGACAAGAAGCTCTACGCCCTGCGCGACGTGACCGGCACCGTGCCCTCGATCCCCCTGATCACCGCCTCGATCATGTCAAAGAAGCTCGCCGAGTCGCTCGACACGCTGGTGCTGGACGTGAAGTTCGGCACGGGTGCCTTCATGAGGACCGAGGCCGAGGCCCGGGTGCTGGCCGATTCGATGATCGCAGTCGGCAAGGAAATGGGCGTCGAGGTCCACGCCGTCCTCAACCCGATGAGCGAGCCACTCGGCCGCGCGGTGGGAAATGCACTCGAAGTCATCGAATCACTGGAATGCTTGGAAGGCCGTGGCCCAGCAGACCTGCGCAAGCTGGTGCTGGACCTTTCCGAGAAGATCGCCCCGGTCTCCCGCAAGGACTTGGAGCGATTGTTAGACGACGGAAGCGCGCGGCGAAAGTTCGATGAGATCGTCGCCTCTCATGGCGGCAATCCCGCCGACTTGCCGAAGCTCTCGCAAATCCATCACGCCCCGGTGATCCGCGACTTCCCCGCCTCGGACACCGGCACGGTGATGCAGGTCGATGCCGGTCTCGTAGGCCAAGCCGCCTTGCAACTCGGTGCCGGCCGCGCCCGAGCGACGGACGGCGTCGATCATGCGGTGGGCTTCGATCACTTCGTGAAATGCGGCGAGCACATCCACCAAGGCCATCCACTGTGCCGCATCCACGCCCGCACTGCGGTCGATTTCGAGATCGCGGAAGCGTTATTGGAAAAGGCCATCCGCATCGGTTGA
- a CDS encoding FG-GAP repeat protein, producing the protein MKAALSLLLLLSPSLFADDALLSFEQKIQQSDGVAQDGFGNALAVSGTTLAVAACFDDSSVGNDVGSVSVFVRSGGTWVLQVKLMPADAAAGDRFGSSVALVGDTLVIGATHDDASASVLNSGSVYVYTRSGSVWTQQAKITAADVAMDDHFGVSVALSGETVLVGAENKGNGTGAAYVFVRSGTAWSQQQKLTGLATQPHDRFGCAVALDGDVALIGAESHDSGGLSNNGSVYFFRRNGTSWSQLSAWNATDPVTDGFFGTAVALKGGKAIVGATGADGYVGSAYVFRLNGSDWVPAEKLGTAAGLAYHAFGCSVALSGDRALVGACHSLEPLVVGEGIYHAGSSWLYGEGDLAFAALNRFSAVHPSAQGEFGSSVAMEGDAVIVADPGESAAEGSAHSFRAVVNPTQPQRWRHSYFANVDSAGDAADDADPDHDGVVNLLERAFSLDPTKSGGVVPVTVGQSGSLPVMLLSEEEEGKPVLSLEYLRRTNVVDHELTYAPQFSSTLEEGEGSGWFTPAGPEVVTPIDSFWERVTIRDIPPTDASARLGRVKVTTP; encoded by the coding sequence ATGAAGGCTGCTCTTTCGCTCCTGCTTCTCTTGTCGCCGTCCCTGTTCGCGGATGATGCCTTGCTCTCGTTCGAGCAGAAGATCCAGCAGAGTGATGGGGTGGCGCAGGATGGGTTTGGCAATGCTCTCGCGGTTTCCGGGACCACGCTCGCGGTGGCCGCGTGTTTCGATGATTCTTCGGTGGGCAATGACGTGGGAAGCGTGTCGGTGTTTGTCCGTAGCGGCGGCACATGGGTCCTGCAGGTGAAGTTGATGCCTGCCGACGCGGCAGCAGGGGATCGCTTCGGCTCCTCGGTGGCGCTAGTGGGCGATACGCTGGTCATTGGCGCGACGCATGACGACGCCTCGGCTTCGGTGCTCAACTCGGGAAGCGTCTATGTCTATACCCGCAGCGGCAGCGTGTGGACACAGCAGGCGAAGATCACCGCGGCGGACGTGGCGATGGATGATCACTTCGGTGTCTCCGTTGCGCTTTCCGGTGAAACCGTTCTTGTTGGCGCGGAGAACAAGGGCAACGGTACTGGTGCAGCGTATGTCTTTGTGCGGAGCGGCACGGCATGGAGTCAGCAGCAGAAGCTGACTGGACTCGCGACCCAGCCGCATGATCGCTTCGGCTGCGCGGTGGCGCTCGATGGTGATGTTGCCTTGATCGGTGCGGAGAGTCACGACAGCGGAGGGCTGTCTAACAATGGCAGCGTGTATTTCTTCCGCCGCAATGGGACGAGCTGGAGCCAGCTATCCGCATGGAATGCTACTGACCCGGTGACGGACGGTTTCTTCGGCACGGCGGTCGCGCTAAAGGGGGGCAAGGCGATCGTTGGTGCCACCGGCGCGGATGGCTATGTCGGATCCGCTTATGTCTTCCGTCTCAATGGTTCCGACTGGGTGCCGGCGGAGAAGCTGGGTACGGCTGCAGGCTTGGCTTACCATGCCTTCGGCTGTTCGGTTGCCCTTTCCGGGGACCGCGCGCTGGTCGGGGCATGTCATTCCTTGGAACCCCTCGTGGTGGGAGAGGGTATCTACCATGCCGGTAGTAGCTGGCTCTACGGCGAAGGTGATCTCGCATTTGCGGCATTGAATCGCTTCTCAGCCGTCCACCCGTCGGCGCAGGGCGAGTTTGGCAGCTCGGTGGCGATGGAAGGCGATGCCGTCATTGTGGCCGATCCGGGAGAGAGCGCCGCAGAGGGCAGCGCGCATTCGTTTCGAGCCGTCGTCAATCCCACACAGCCGCAACGCTGGCGTCACTCGTATTTCGCGAACGTCGACAGTGCAGGCGATGCGGCCGATGACGCGGACCCGGACCATGATGGCGTGGTCAACTTGCTCGAGCGGGCCTTTTCCCTCGACCCGACCAAGAGTGGCGGCGTTGTGCCGGTGACGGTCGGGCAATCCGGCAGTCTCCCGGTGATGCTGTTGTCGGAGGAGGAGGAGGGGAAGCCGGTGCTGAGCCTGGAGTATTTGCGCCGCACCAACGTGGTGGACCACGAACTGACCTATGCGCCGCAATTTTCAAGCACCCTGGAAGAAGGGGAGGGTTCCGGTTGGTTCACGCCGGCCGGCCCGGAGGTTGTCACGCCAATTGATTCCTTTTGGGAGCGCGTCACCATTCGGGACATTCCGCCGACCGATGCGAGCGCACGGTTGGGCCGCGTGAAGGTGACGACGCCTTGA
- a CDS encoding MlaE family ABC transporter permease, producing the protein MAFLEFLGGLVTGFLRYLGEVGILVSGIFESFLKGKIRWRIVMQQIVEIGYRSQPVVMLTGAFTGAVLAAQSLFQFSALNMETGAGALVSVAMLRELGPSVTALMLAGRVGAAMAAEIGTMQVTEQVDALRSMGVHPVDYLVTPRVIAMVIAIPLLIGESAALGIGASVLVGTGPFNVNPAYWMSQMSKHTDLTDVSIALIKGLVFGLLIVAISCHQGLRASGGAVGVGRSTTQAMVYSALAILVFNFFLTLLLNMLFPAGLSRF; encoded by the coding sequence GTGGCGTTCCTGGAGTTCCTCGGCGGCTTGGTGACGGGCTTTCTCCGCTATTTGGGGGAAGTCGGGATCCTCGTGAGCGGGATTTTCGAGTCGTTCCTCAAGGGAAAGATCCGCTGGCGGATCGTAATGCAGCAAATTGTCGAGATCGGCTACCGGTCCCAGCCGGTGGTGATGCTCACGGGTGCGTTTACCGGCGCGGTGCTGGCGGCGCAGTCGCTGTTCCAGTTCAGCGCCTTGAATATGGAAACGGGGGCGGGTGCGCTGGTCAGCGTGGCCATGCTCCGCGAACTCGGCCCCTCGGTCACTGCCCTGATGCTGGCCGGCCGGGTCGGCGCCGCGATGGCCGCGGAGATCGGCACCATGCAGGTCACCGAACAAGTCGATGCCTTGCGCTCGATGGGCGTGCACCCGGTGGATTACCTCGTCACGCCGCGGGTGATCGCTATGGTGATCGCCATCCCGCTGCTGATCGGCGAATCGGCAGCGCTGGGAATCGGGGCCTCCGTCTTGGTCGGGACCGGCCCCTTCAATGTGAACCCGGCCTACTGGATGAGCCAGATGAGCAAGCACACCGACCTGACCGACGTCTCGATCGCGCTGATCAAGGGCCTCGTCTTCGGACTGCTTATCGTCGCCATTTCCTGCCACCAGGGCCTGCGTGCCAGCGGCGGAGCGGTCGGCGTCGGCCGCTCCACCACCCAGGCGATGGTTTACTCCGCGCTGGCCATCCTGGTCTTCAATTTCTTCCTGACCCTGCTGCTGAACATGCTCTTCCCGGCGGGACTGAGCCGATTCTAA
- a CDS encoding DUF58 domain-containing protein → MDSLKLPDCMRLLPAETMGVMKRLEWYARRRMQGTLTGRHSSPDKGFSVEFAEHRQYVPGDDPKDLDWRVMAKSDHNVIRQYIEETNLRATLAVDVSGSMKYVGDHAATVGDQPLSKLDYAKHLAAALAYLFVKQGDAAGLVTFDKEVRSFIRAGSRPSQVRRILEDLHAIEAGADTDVGSVLHGVAERIPKRGLVILISDLFDDPAKIIEALHHFDFRQHELVIFHLMAEEELTFPFKNFQRFRDLEGIEAMLRIDPQAVRAAYLEKIREFVKRIDSACGKLRADYVPVNTKNPLRDTLLRYFGGRK, encoded by the coding sequence ATGGATTCCCTGAAGCTTCCCGACTGCATGCGCCTGCTCCCCGCGGAGACGATGGGCGTGATGAAGCGGCTCGAGTGGTATGCCCGCCGCCGGATGCAGGGCACTCTAACGGGCCGCCACAGCTCGCCGGACAAGGGCTTCTCGGTCGAGTTCGCCGAGCACCGCCAATACGTCCCCGGGGACGACCCGAAGGACCTCGATTGGCGGGTCATGGCCAAGAGTGACCACAATGTCATCCGCCAGTACATCGAGGAAACCAACCTGCGTGCGACGCTGGCCGTCGATGTGTCCGGGTCGATGAAATACGTGGGCGACCACGCCGCGACGGTAGGGGATCAGCCGCTGTCGAAGCTCGACTACGCCAAGCACCTCGCCGCCGCGCTGGCGTATCTGTTTGTGAAGCAGGGGGATGCCGCAGGGCTGGTCACGTTCGACAAGGAGGTCCGCAGCTTCATCCGCGCCGGTAGCCGGCCTAGCCAGGTGCGGCGCATTCTGGAGGATCTCCATGCCATCGAAGCCGGGGCCGACACCGATGTCGGCAGCGTCCTCCATGGCGTGGCTGAGCGCATTCCGAAGCGTGGTCTAGTCATTCTGATTAGCGACCTCTTCGATGACCCGGCAAAGATCATCGAGGCGCTCCACCATTTCGACTTCCGGCAGCATGAACTGGTGATTTTCCACCTGATGGCCGAGGAGGAGCTGACTTTTCCGTTCAAGAACTTCCAGCGCTTCCGTGATCTGGAGGGCATCGAGGCCATGCTTCGCATCGACCCGCAGGCCGTGCGTGCGGCCTATCTTGAAAAGATCCGCGAGTTCGTGAAGCGCATCGATTCCGCGTGCGGCAAGCTCCGCGCCGACTACGTGCCCGTGAACACGAAAAACCCGCTGCGGGACACCCTGCTGCGCTACTTCGGAGGGCGGAAATAG
- a CDS encoding metal ABC transporter permease: MDLLSNPFYQRALAAAVLIGFTNGFFSGIVILRRNALSVSALSHTMLPGITLGILITGVLTQFSAFVGALFAALMVGLGSVAVARGNRVSQGTALAVIYTTAFAAGVALLPRLDTRQELEHWLFGDIMAVGNADIWVAFGIGVVTLLVANLLMRPLLLTMFEPNVAAAQGVPVRFIQYLMFALLVLSLVASLQAVGCVLSVGMLVAPAATVSLLTDRTSALFWGGGALGAIGAAAGVLLSGPLGMAPGPVIVMLLGVLFLLAWIFSPRYGLIAARR; encoded by the coding sequence TTGGACCTGCTCTCCAATCCCTTTTACCAACGCGCCCTCGCCGCTGCGGTGCTGATCGGCTTCACGAACGGCTTCTTCAGCGGAATTGTGATCCTGCGGCGCAATGCGCTGTCGGTGAGCGCGCTGTCGCACACCATGCTGCCCGGCATCACGCTCGGCATCCTGATCACCGGAGTGTTGACCCAGTTCAGCGCCTTCGTCGGCGCGTTGTTCGCGGCACTGATGGTCGGGCTCGGCTCGGTCGCGGTCGCGCGGGGCAATCGGGTCTCGCAAGGCACAGCGCTGGCGGTGATCTATACCACGGCGTTTGCCGCGGGCGTGGCACTGCTGCCACGGCTGGATACCCGGCAGGAGCTGGAGCACTGGCTATTCGGCGACATCATGGCGGTGGGAAATGCCGACATCTGGGTGGCCTTCGGGATCGGCGTCGTCACCCTGCTGGTGGCGAACCTGCTGATGCGACCGCTGCTACTCACGATGTTCGAACCAAACGTCGCAGCAGCCCAGGGCGTGCCAGTACGATTCATCCAGTACTTGATGTTCGCTTTGTTGGTGCTTTCGCTGGTCGCCTCGCTGCAAGCGGTCGGCTGCGTGCTGTCCGTCGGCATGCTGGTCGCCCCGGCGGCCACCGTCTCGCTGCTGACGGACCGGACCTCCGCGCTCTTTTGGGGGGGCGGAGCGCTCGGCGCCATCGGTGCCGCAGCCGGCGTGCTCTTGTCCGGTCCGCTCGGCATGGCCCCCGGCCCGGTGATCGTGATGCTGCTCGGCGTGCTGTTCCTGCTGGCGTGGATTTTCAGCCCGCGCTACGGATTGATCGCGGCCCGGAGGTAG
- a CDS encoding metal ABC transporter ATP-binding protein has product MSHEHHDCCAHHAHHHELVIDSLRVYYRDTLALDDVSFATSCGNRVALVGPNGAGKSTLLKAIAGLVPRTGGNIRWRGSAVKRWSREFAYLPQREEVDWSFPITVRGLVEMGRYPQTGMWRRFRPEDDAAVDTALASLDLLDLQKRQIRELSGGQQQRAFLARALAQEAHVLLLDEPFTGLDRNASRQLGELLAKLSQEGRLVIASHHDLSTVPKLFDLALLLKTRPIAFGPAAEALAEANIDLAFGHVSDREDRAAPQPTGASAL; this is encoded by the coding sequence ATGAGCCACGAGCACCACGACTGCTGCGCCCATCACGCGCATCACCACGAGCTGGTGATCGATTCGCTGCGCGTCTACTACCGCGATACGCTGGCGCTCGATGACGTTTCCTTCGCCACCTCCTGCGGCAACCGCGTCGCGCTGGTGGGTCCCAATGGCGCGGGCAAGAGCACGCTGCTCAAGGCCATCGCCGGCCTCGTCCCGCGCACCGGTGGCAATATCCGCTGGCGCGGCAGCGCGGTGAAGCGCTGGTCGCGCGAATTCGCTTACCTGCCGCAGCGGGAGGAAGTGGACTGGTCCTTTCCCATCACCGTCCGCGGTCTGGTGGAAATGGGGCGCTATCCGCAGACCGGCATGTGGCGGCGCTTCCGGCCCGAGGACGATGCCGCCGTCGATACCGCGCTGGCCTCGCTGGATTTGCTCGATCTCCAGAAACGCCAGATCCGCGAACTCTCGGGGGGCCAGCAGCAGCGCGCCTTCCTGGCGAGAGCACTTGCGCAGGAGGCGCACGTTCTCTTGTTAGATGAGCCTTTCACCGGGCTGGACCGCAATGCCTCTCGGCAGCTCGGTGAGCTGTTAGCCAAGTTGTCCCAAGAGGGCCGGCTGGTGATCGCCTCCCACCACGATCTTTCCACCGTGCCGAAGTTGTTCGACTTGGCGCTGCTGCTGAAGACCCGCCCGATTGCTTTCGGCCCTGCTGCCGAGGCCTTGGCGGAAGCCAACATCGATCTCGCCTTCGGCCACGTCAGCGACCGGGAAGACCGGGCCGCTCCGCAGCCGACTGGCGCTTCGGCACTCTGA
- a CDS encoding 3-keto-disaccharide hydrolase, with amino-acid sequence MMLRVLLTSLSLLLPLAAAPETGFTALFNGTDLTGWTKVGGNGQFSVEDGCIVGNGVNVGSNTFLRTNLTAFDFDFRFEMKFDDLSGNSGAMFRAELVSGRTTGYQCEHDNSTSRAWTAGLYDEARRGWLFPAGGSTTTEAARDFTAQGKQLFRADGWNQIRVLCQGSRVRIWLNGQPRSDYTETNTLYLKEGFFALQVHSGASCKVRWRNLRFKAL; translated from the coding sequence ATGATGTTGCGCGTTCTGCTCACCTCCCTATCGCTCCTGCTGCCCCTGGCGGCGGCACCCGAGACCGGCTTCACTGCTCTCTTCAATGGCACGGATCTGACCGGTTGGACGAAGGTAGGCGGCAATGGCCAGTTTTCCGTGGAGGACGGCTGCATCGTCGGCAACGGCGTGAATGTCGGGAGCAATACCTTCCTCCGCACAAATCTGACCGCCTTCGATTTCGACTTTCGCTTCGAGATGAAGTTCGACGATCTCAGCGGGAACTCCGGCGCGATGTTTCGTGCGGAGTTGGTAAGCGGCAGGACTACCGGATATCAATGCGAGCACGACAATAGCACCAGCCGTGCGTGGACTGCCGGGCTCTATGATGAGGCCCGCCGCGGTTGGCTGTTTCCCGCGGGGGGATCGACGACCACCGAGGCGGCCCGCGATTTCACGGCGCAGGGCAAGCAGCTCTTCCGGGCGGACGGCTGGAATCAGATCCGGGTGCTGTGCCAAGGCAGCCGCGTGCGCATTTGGCTGAATGGCCAGCCGCGGTCGGACTACACGGAGACTAACACGCTGTATCTGAAGGAGGGCTTCTTCGCCCTGCAGGTCCACTCGGGGGCCTCGTGCAAGGTCCGCTGGCGCAACCTACGCTTCAAGGCCCTCTGA
- a CDS encoding AAA family ATPase: protein MINDDKAAVEKLHATYRQMKSELGRVIVGQEQVVEQALMAIFCRGHALLVGVPGLAKTLLVSTLSRALDLGFKRIQFTPDLMPADITGTDVLEVDPETGRRGFRFVHGPIFSNLVLADEINRTPPKTQAALLEAMQEHHVTVGEHTLNLPKPFFVLATQNPIEQEGTYPLPEAQLDRFLFNILVDYPSEEEEREIIRRVTSPSDTQITPLMNAEEILHLQQVVKRVPVGDHVIDFAAKLARATRPKDVSAPDFVKEMVGWGAGPRAGISLISAAKAHAVLRGRFHATTADVAAIATPVLRHRVLTTFNAEAAGVTSDDVIKRLVKVLAPREELVV, encoded by the coding sequence ATGATCAACGACGACAAGGCGGCGGTCGAAAAGCTTCACGCGACCTACCGGCAGATGAAGAGCGAGCTCGGTCGCGTCATTGTCGGGCAGGAACAGGTCGTAGAGCAGGCGCTGATGGCGATTTTCTGCCGTGGCCATGCCCTGCTCGTGGGGGTGCCCGGTTTGGCCAAGACGCTGCTGGTTTCGACCCTGTCGCGGGCCCTTGATCTCGGTTTCAAGCGCATCCAATTCACGCCCGATCTGATGCCGGCGGACATCACCGGCACGGATGTGCTCGAGGTCGATCCCGAGACCGGCCGGCGCGGCTTCCGTTTCGTCCACGGGCCGATCTTTTCGAATCTGGTGCTGGCGGACGAAATCAACCGCACCCCGCCGAAGACCCAGGCGGCCCTGCTGGAGGCGATGCAGGAGCACCATGTGACCGTCGGCGAGCACACGCTGAATTTGCCCAAACCGTTCTTCGTCCTCGCGACCCAGAACCCGATCGAGCAGGAGGGCACCTACCCGCTACCGGAAGCGCAGCTCGACCGCTTCCTCTTTAACATTCTCGTCGATTACCCGAGCGAGGAGGAGGAGCGCGAGATCATCCGCCGCGTCACCAGCCCGAGCGATACCCAGATCACCCCGCTGATGAATGCTGAAGAGATCCTTCACCTCCAGCAGGTGGTGAAGCGTGTGCCGGTGGGTGATCACGTCATCGACTTCGCCGCGAAGCTGGCCCGCGCGACCCGCCCGAAGGATGTGTCGGCGCCGGACTTCGTGAAGGAGATGGTTGGCTGGGGGGCGGGCCCGCGTGCGGGGATCAGCCTTATTTCCGCGGCGAAAGCCCATGCCGTGCTGCGCGGTCGCTTTCATGCCACGACCGCCGACGTCGCGGCGATCGCGACTCCGGTGCTCCGTCACCGTGTGCTCACTACCTTCAATGCCGAGGCGGCCGGGGTGACCAGCGACGATGTGATCAAGCGGCTGGTGAAGGTCTTGGCTCCGCGTGAAGAATTGGTCGTATAG